One stretch of Daphnia pulicaria isolate SC F1-1A chromosome 8, SC_F0-13Bv2, whole genome shotgun sequence DNA includes these proteins:
- the LOC124312318 gene encoding ATP-binding cassette sub-family G member 1-like, with product MDTEIKLSGWSPALMAGKTKLQEGGSLDLTFCDLSYCVGKGKKLKKILHQISGSFKSGQLTAILGPSGAGKTSLMNILAGLKKSGTQGKVYVNGAERNFKTFRKKSAYITQKDHLLRNLTVDEYMISAAHLKLGNAVSNKEKISTIELVMKTLGLTNSQHTRISRLSGGECKRLSIALELIDNPSVLFLDEPTSGLDSSSSLQCVALLREIARSGRTVIATIHQPSFRMLNHFDHLYIVASGSCIYQGPVGSLISYFKSMNLNCPSFHNPADFALDVASGEYGDVLERLVSGVENGRKVYQDTSMETTTSAVESNSQNNTGDIDADEEVSMLSGLPKKKLATGNRLMYAAPFHTQVAVLLGRTWRTIWRDKILTTMRLGVHVVVAILVGFLYWQIGDDAASIFNNVGMIFFNMLFIMAAAMMPTVLTFALDTEVLIREHLNQWYSLKAYYLARTLADIPFQIFYPVVYLVPVYLMTDQPMSLERFGLLLAMMIWLSLVGQGFGLFFGAAFDIQVASFFAPTSIVPIFLLSGFFVTFDSIPRYISWLTYFSFARYGFEGSMLSVYGYDRSPLSCSESYCHFRFPEKFLEQFDLTRSSYSWSVVGLFVNYILIRTAGYLALRFKLRHVR from the exons atggacACTGAAATTAAACTAAGTGGATGGAGCCCAGCACTGATGgcaggcaaaacaaaactccaagAGGGAGGTTCACTGGATCTCACATTCTGTGATCTGAGCTATTGTGTGGGAAAAG gcaagaaattaaaaaaaattttacaccaAATCAGCGGCTCTTTCAAGTCTGGCCAGCTCACCGCTATTTTAGGGCCGTCTGGAGCAGGGAAAACATCGCTAATGAACATTCTAGCCGGCTTGAA gaAAAGTGGAACACAGGGCAAAGTTTACGTGAATGGGGCGGAACGAAATTTTAAAACCTTCCGCAAAAAATCTGCCTACATCACTCAAAAGGATCACCTTTTGAGGAACCTAACTGTTGACGAGTACATGATCTCCGCCGCCCATCTCAAACTGGGCAACGCCGTTTCcaacaaagaaaagatttcGACA atAGAACTCGTTATGAAGACGCTGGGATTGACAAATAGCCAACACACACGAATTTCGCGCTTATCCGGCGGTGAATGCAAGCGGCTGTCTATCGCACTCGAACTAATTGACAATCCATCCGTCTTGTTTTTGGACGAGCCAACCAG TGGATTAGACAGCTCGTCTAGTTTGCAGTGCGTTGCCCTGTTACGTGAAATCGCCAGGAGTGGTAGAacg GTGATCGCTACTATCCATCAGCCAAGCTTTCGAATGCTGAACCACTTTGATCATCTCTACATCGTAGCCAGTGGATCGTGCATCTACCAAGGACCTGTCGGGTCTCTGATTTCTTACTTCAAAtccatgaatttgaattgtccGAGTTTTCACAATCCAGCCGATTTTG CACTGGATGTTGCCTCTGGAGAATATGGCGACGTGCTGGAAAGGCTGGTATCCGGTGTGGAAAACGGGCGTAAGGTTTACCAAGATACTTCAATGGAAACGACGACATCAGCTGTGGAAAGCAATAGCCAGAATA ATACCGGAGATATTGACGCTGACGAAGAAGTTTCCATGTTGAGCGGCCTTCCCAAGAAGAAGTTGGCGACTGGAAATCGACTGATGTACGCCGCGCCATTTCATACGCAAGTGGCTGTTTTACTTGGGCGGACATGGCGAACGATATGGAGAGACAAA ATCCTGACGACGATGCGTCTGGGTGTTCATGTGGTCGTGGCCATCCTGGTGGGATTTCTTTACTGGCAGATCGGAGATGACGCCGCCTCCATCTTCAACAACGTCGGTATGATCTTCTTCAACATGCTCTTCATCATGGCCGCCGCCATGATGCCAACCGTCCTCACTT ttGCCCTGGACACGGAGGTACTGATTCGAGAGCATTTGAATCAATGGTACAGTCTCAAAGCCTACTACCTGGCCAGGACGTTGGCCGACATTCCGTTCCAGATTTTCTACCCGGTTGTTTATTTAGTCCCCGTTTACCTGATGACCGACCAACCGATGAGCCTTGAACGCTTCGGCCTCCTGCTGGCCATGATGATCTGGCTGTCGCTGGTGGGACAAGGTTTCGGTCTCTTTTTCGGCGCCGCCTTCGACATCCAGGTGGCTTCGTTCTTCGCCCCGACTAGCATCGTCCCCATCTTCCTCCTGTCGGGATTCTTCGTCACTTTCGATTCCATCCCGAGGTACATCAGCTGGTTGACTTATTTCAGTTTTGCCCGCTACGGGTTCGAAGGATCCATGCTATCCGTTTACGGCTACGACCGGTCGCCTCTCAGCTGTTCGGAATCTTACTGCCATTTCCGCTTCCCCGAAAAGTTTCTAGAGCAATTCGACCTCACCCGGAGCTCCTACAGTTGGTCCGtggttggtttgtttgttaattACATTCTGATCAGAACGGCTGGTTACTTGGCCTTGCGTTTCAAACTGAGGCACGTCCGTTGA
- the LOC124312366 gene encoding cytochrome P450 3A2-like: MDALEILSSPITWAVTVGTLYIFYRYVTSTFNYFSDQGIPGPKPMPFFGNMWGIWKSNLPEYDMSLVKKHGKVFGYYDGPQPNLWITDLELIKAIFVKDFDHFVDRRTFNFKTKIVRKWLTVVKGKEWKDIRSSVTPAFTTGKIKRMSLLIKECVEILSNRISAVAQSEGKMNAKLIYGAFTMDVIARCAFGLKIDSLGNKDDPFIKNAQFIFNPPTSKTPLILLPFMYPKLFSLVGESMFVTKQLKFFFELLQNILRERAQSKQKYHDFIEMAHEAISEFTKVVDGKTVPMWSPEEIKEIVIGQSTLFLLAGFDQTATTLTNTCFQLARNPDIQEKLHETILQKLEDYEDVCHEMVQDMPYLEQIIQEVLRFYPASLRTERMCTKDISYDHGGGRIHIKKGVLVTVPIYAVHHSEEYYPDPETFDPERWNPENKVKRNPYSFMAFGAGPRNCIGMRFAMEELKFAITTLVKQFRFFPVEETPEKLRFDVGFQPALQPMNAILGIELRQPN, from the exons ATGGATGCGTTGGAAATTCTCTCTTCGCCCATCACTTGGGCGGTAACAGTCGGCACTCTGTACATCTTTTACAG GTATGTCACGTCTACCTTCAATTACTTTTCTGATCAAGGAATTCCTGGCCCCAAACCAATGCCCTTTTTTGGCAATATGTGGGGCATCTGGAAATCG AATCTTCCAGAGTACGACATGTCATTGGTGAAAAAGCATGGCAAAGTGTTCGGTTATTATGACGGACCGCAACCGAACCTGTGGATAACAGACTTGGAATTGATCAAGGCCATCTTTGTCAAAGATTTTGATCATTTTGTTGACCGcaga ACATTTAACttcaaaacgaaaattgtCCGGAAATGGTTGACAGTCGTAAAGGGCAAAGAGTGGAAGGATATCAGGTCGTCAGTTACTCCAGCGTTCACTACTGGGAAAATCAAGCGc ATGTCGCTGCTGATTAAAGAATGCGTCGAAATATTGAGTAATAGAATTAGCGCCGTCGCCCAAAGTGAAGGAAAGATGAACGCCAaact GATTTATGGCGCTTTCACGATGGACGTAATTGCTAGGTGCGCTTTTGGCCTCAAAATTGACAGTCTTGGTAACAAAGACGACCCGTTCATAAAAAATGCTCAGTTCATTTTTAACCCTCCAACTAGTAAAACACCACTCATCTTACTACCct TCATGTACCCCAAGTTATTTTCCTTGGTTGGCGAAAGTATGTTTGTCACCAAACagttgaaattctttttcgaaCTATTGCAGAATATTCTCCGAGAACGAGCGCAATCGAAACAG AAATATCACGACTTTATTGAAATGGCACATGAGGCCATTTCCGAATTCACGAAGGTAGTCGATGGCAAAACGGTGCCGATGTGGTCACCCGAGGAGATAAAAGAAATTGTGATAGGCCAG TCGACGCTGTTCTTGTTAGCCGGGTTCGATCAGACGGCCACCACCTTGACCAACACCTGCTTCCAACTGGCCAGGAATCCGGATATTCAGGAAAAGCTGCACGAAACCATCTTGCAGAAACTGGAAGATTAT GAAGATGTATGCCACGAAATGGTCCAAGATATGCCCTATCTCGAACAGATTATCCAAGAGGTTTTGCGCTTTTATCCTGCATCTCTACG AACGGAGCGGATGTGTACGAAAGATATCTCTTACGATCATGGCGGTGGTCGTATTCACATCAAAAAAGGAGTTTTAGTTACCGTTCCAATCTATGCCGTTCACCACTCGGAGGAATACTACCCTGACCCAGAAACGTTTGATCCCGAAAG GTGGAATCCCGAGAACAAAGTCAAGCGCAACCCGTACAGTTTCATGGCGTTCGGAGCGGGTCCGCGCAACTGCATTGGGATGCGCTTCGCCATGGAAGAGCTCAAATTTGCTATCACCACACTGGTCAAacaatttcgtttctttccaGTTGAAGAAACTCCG GAAAAACTCCGTTTTGATGTCGGATTCCAGCCAGCTTTACAGCCTATGAACGCCATATTGGGCATTGAACTCCGTCAACCCaattaa
- the LOC124312379 gene encoding uridine 5'-monophosphate synthase-like, producing the protein MDELATKLFDIQAVKFGSFTLKGGQVSPIYFDFRLIISYPAILEKVAGLLWKKCAYNANVDLICGVPYTALPIATLISVTNRVPMLLRRKEAKDYGTKKLIEGDFRPGMNCIIVEDVVTTGTSVLETAVELRKLGILVTHAIVLLDRRQGGKENLAKHGIELSAVFHVEEIMASLEKQSKVDHKVAEEVMDFIRGHQQSIVSRNPRLHESLEERRSSSKHPVATRLFELMMAKKSNLCVAADLTSLDEVIKLAESIGSKIVVLKIHVDILEDFSLAKMKQLRKVAKAHEFLIMEDRKFADIANTVQQQFHGGVYKISEWADLITAHPLAGPEMITHLFGDSSSDSRRTCGCVLILEMSTKNALTSQDYSKEAAKWGLIASDIVAGFVGQSPPDADFSGWIQFTPGVNSASKSGDSKGQQYCSPAEAVLERGADIIIVGRGLIKSSDVVATAENYRSEGWTALTKRITNP; encoded by the exons ATGGATGAATTAGCTACCAAGCTGTTTGACATCCAGGCCGTCAAATTTGGTTCCTTCACATTGAAAGGTGGACAAGTATCACCTATCTATTTCGACTTTCGACTGATTATTTCTTATCCCGCTATTTTG GAAAAAGTGGCAGGGTTACTGTGGAAAAAATGTGCATACAATGCAAATGTTGATCTTATATGTGGTGTTCCATATACTGCTCTGCCGATAGCCACTCTCATCTCGGTTACCAATCGAGTACCAATGCTTCTGAGGCGAAAAGAAGCCAAAGATTACGGCACAAAGAAATTGATTGAAGGTGATTTCAGACCGGGAATGAATTGCATCATTGTGGAAGACGTTGTTACTACAGGAACCAGTGTCCTTGAAACAGCAGTCGAGTTGAGAAAACTTGGCATTTTAGTTACACATGCAATTGTGTTGCTTGACCGTAGACAAGGTGGGAAGGAAAATTTGGCAAAGCATGGAATTGAATTGAGTGCTGTGTTTCATGTAGAAGAG aTCATGGCATCCTTGGAAAAACAAAGCAAAGTGGATCACAAAGTTGCTGAAGAAGTTATGGACTTCATTAGAGGCCACCAGCAGTCTATAGTGTCTCGAAATCCTCGCCTGCATGAGTCGCTTGAGGAACGTAGATCCAGTTCTAAACATCCTGTAGCAACGCGTCTGTTCGAATTGATGATGGCAAAGAAGTCAAATCTATGCGTTGCTGCTGATTTGACAAGTTTGGATGAAGTCATCAAGTTGGCAGAATCCATTGGCTCAAAGATTGTTGTTCTCAAGATTCATGTCGACATTCTAGAAGATTTCTCTTTGGCTAAAATGAAGCAACTAAGAAAGGTCGCCAAAGCTCACGAATTTCTCATCATGGAAGATCG aaaatttgCTGATATTGCTAACACAGTGCAGCAGCAGTTTCACGGAGGCGTTTACAAAATTAGTGAATGGGCCGATCTGATTACTGCTCATCCACTTGCAGGACCAGAGATGATTACTCACTTGTTCGGTGATTCTTCATCCGATAGCCGTCGAACTTGTGGTTGTGTTCTCATTCTAGAAATGAGCACCAAAAATGCTCTCACCAGCCAAGACTACTCGAAAG AAGCCGCTAAGTGGGGCTTGATTGCTTCCGATATTGTTGCTGGTTTCGTCGGACAGTCTCCACCAGATGCTGACTTCTCTGGCTGGATCCAATTTACACCCGGTGTCAATTCCGCATCCAAGTCTGGCGATTCCAAAGGGCAGCAGTATTGTTCACCGGCTGAAGCGGTGCTGGAACGTGGCGCCGATATCATCATCGTCGGCAGGGGGCTGATCAAGAGCTCCGACGTGGTGGCTACCGCGGAGAACTACCGCTCTGAAGGTTGGACCGCTCTCACTAAACGAATCACTAATCCTTAA